A single genomic interval of Pseudomonas sp. FeN3W harbors:
- the glnT gene encoding type III glutamate--ammonia ligase, translating into MTSFPLSSVEELKQQLQDKGVKYAMASYVDIHGVIKGKFVPIAHLGQMLRGSELYTGAALDGVPQQISDNEVAAMPDPATATRCSWNRDLAWFASDLYLDGKPFDACSRGILKRQTEAAAALGYTFNLGIETEFFLFKDTPDGGFAPISERDDMAKPCYDPRLLMDNLPIVDELVQAMNEMGWGVYSFDHEDANGQFETDFKYTDALGMADRFVFFRMMAGEIARKHGAFATFMPKPSADRTGSGAHYNMSLADIETGKNLFEVDGEDPYGCGVTPLAYHFIAGVLKHAKAICAVIAPTVNSYKRLIRKGAMSGSTWAPVFCCYGNNNRTNMLRIPSQGARVECRAADIGCNPYLGAAMILAAGLEGIRDKLEPGQPHRENMYDYSEKDVAAMGIETLPRTLSEAIDAFEADPLSRQVFGDAMYEAFVDYKRDEWNAYHTHVSDWEIQRYLKFF; encoded by the coding sequence ATGACCAGCTTTCCCCTCTCCTCCGTCGAGGAGCTTAAACAGCAGTTGCAGGACAAGGGCGTGAAGTACGCGATGGCCAGCTACGTCGACATCCACGGCGTGATCAAGGGCAAGTTCGTCCCCATCGCCCATCTCGGCCAGATGCTCCGCGGCTCCGAGCTCTACACCGGTGCGGCGCTGGACGGCGTCCCGCAACAGATCAGCGACAACGAGGTGGCCGCGATGCCAGACCCGGCGACCGCCACCCGGTGCAGCTGGAACCGCGATCTCGCCTGGTTCGCCAGCGACCTCTACCTGGACGGCAAGCCCTTCGACGCCTGCTCGCGCGGCATCCTCAAGCGCCAGACCGAAGCCGCTGCAGCGCTGGGCTACACCTTCAACCTCGGCATCGAGACCGAGTTCTTCCTGTTCAAGGACACCCCGGATGGCGGCTTCGCGCCCATTTCCGAGCGCGACGACATGGCCAAGCCCTGCTACGACCCGCGCCTGCTGATGGACAACCTGCCCATCGTCGACGAACTGGTGCAGGCGATGAACGAGATGGGCTGGGGCGTCTACTCCTTCGACCACGAGGACGCCAACGGCCAGTTCGAAACCGATTTCAAGTACACCGACGCCCTCGGCATGGCCGACCGCTTCGTGTTCTTCCGCATGATGGCGGGCGAGATCGCCCGCAAGCACGGCGCCTTTGCCACCTTCATGCCCAAGCCTTCGGCCGACCGCACCGGCAGCGGCGCGCACTACAACATGTCGCTCGCCGACATCGAGACCGGCAAGAACCTGTTCGAAGTCGATGGCGAAGACCCCTACGGCTGCGGCGTGACCCCGTTGGCCTACCACTTCATCGCCGGGGTACTGAAACACGCCAAGGCCATCTGCGCGGTCATCGCGCCTACGGTCAACAGCTACAAGCGGCTGATCCGCAAGGGCGCCATGTCCGGCTCGACCTGGGCGCCGGTGTTCTGCTGCTACGGCAACAACAACCGCACCAACATGCTGCGCATCCCGTCCCAGGGCGCGCGGGTCGAATGCCGCGCCGCCGACATCGGCTGCAACCCCTACCTCGGCGCCGCAATGATTCTCGCCGCCGGCCTGGAAGGCATCCGCGACAAGCTGGAGCCCGGTCAGCCGCATCGCGAAAACATGTACGACTACAGCGAAAAGGATGTCGCCGCCATGGGTATCGAAACCCTGCCGCGCACCCTCAGCGAAGCCATCGACGCGTTCGAGGCCGATCCGCTGTCGCGCCAGGTGTTCGGCGATGCGATGTATGAAGCCTTCGTCGACTACAAGCGCGACGAATGGAATGCCTACCACACCCACGTTTCCGACTGGGAAATCCAGCGCTATCTGAAGTTCTTTTGA
- a CDS encoding putative urea ABC transporter substrate-binding protein — translation MQANTFKRLLCAGAVVFASLSPFVAQAEEKKSFDIAWTIYAGWMPWKYADESGIMKKWADKYGIEVNITQVNDYVESINQYSAGQFDGVVATSMDALSIPAAGGIDTTALIVGDYSNGNDGMVMKDSADLRSLAGQQIHLVELSVSHYLLAQALDSVGMSERDVQVVNTSDADLVAAFSTDEVRNVVTWNPLLDEVAATPGAHRTFDSSQIPGHIKDLTIVNSETLADNPDFGKAVVGAWYEVMAILESDTEEGAKARASLGQASGTDQAGYESQLKGMKMFWKPADSLAFINSDEAYQAMDSVRRFSFDHGLLGDGADSVDFIGIAMPGGKLMGSDANVKLRIDTTYMQMAADGKL, via the coding sequence ATGCAAGCCAACACCTTCAAGCGTCTGCTGTGTGCCGGCGCAGTGGTATTCGCCAGTCTTTCGCCCTTCGTCGCTCAGGCCGAGGAAAAGAAAAGCTTCGATATCGCCTGGACCATCTACGCCGGCTGGATGCCATGGAAGTATGCGGATGAGTCGGGAATCATGAAGAAGTGGGCCGACAAGTACGGGATCGAAGTGAACATCACCCAGGTCAACGACTACGTCGAGTCGATCAATCAGTACAGCGCCGGCCAGTTCGACGGCGTGGTCGCCACCAGCATGGATGCGCTGTCGATTCCGGCGGCCGGCGGCATCGATACCACCGCACTGATCGTCGGTGACTATTCCAACGGCAACGACGGGATGGTGATGAAGGACAGCGCCGACCTGAGGAGCCTCGCGGGTCAGCAGATTCATCTGGTCGAGCTGTCGGTTTCGCATTACCTGCTGGCCCAGGCACTCGATAGCGTCGGCATGAGCGAGCGCGACGTGCAGGTAGTCAACACCTCGGACGCCGACCTGGTCGCCGCCTTCAGTACCGACGAGGTGCGCAATGTCGTGACATGGAACCCGCTGCTCGACGAAGTCGCCGCCACGCCCGGTGCGCACAGGACCTTCGACTCCAGCCAGATCCCCGGCCACATCAAGGACCTGACCATCGTCAACAGCGAAACCCTGGCCGACAACCCTGATTTCGGCAAAGCCGTGGTTGGCGCCTGGTATGAGGTGATGGCGATCCTGGAAAGCGACACCGAGGAAGGCGCCAAGGCGCGTGCCTCGCTGGGCCAGGCGTCCGGAACCGATCAGGCCGGTTACGAAAGCCAGCTCAAGGGCATGAAGATGTTCTGGAAGCCGGCCGACTCGCTGGCGTTCATCAACAGCGACGAGGCGTATCAGGCCATGGACAGCGTGCGCAGATTCTCCTTCGATCACGGCCTGCTGGGCGACGGTGCGGACTCGGTAGACTTCATCGGCATCGCCATGCCTGGCGGCAAGTTGATGGGCTCGGACGCCAACGTCAAACTGCGCATCGATACCACCTACATGCAAATGGCCGCGGACGGAAAACTCTGA
- a CDS encoding TetR family transcriptional regulator has protein sequence MRRTKEDAEQTRLKIIAAALELFSRNGYSNTTLAMIADSAGFSRGPIYWHFKSKDELYEAVLAYSQAPLEQLIARSRKLADEPLAALEHFIDDWFRLLLEDRWYRQSFEILLNKTELTAQMASTLKRERKLTRDMVQLLEALIERSQQAPGTDDCQSPRALALLLYSSLMGITHTWLLSPKLFSLREQTPFMASTLLALVTSRTPALSD, from the coding sequence ATGCGCCGGACCAAAGAAGACGCCGAACAGACCCGCCTGAAGATCATTGCCGCAGCGCTGGAACTGTTCAGCCGCAACGGTTACTCGAACACCACGCTGGCGATGATCGCCGACAGCGCCGGCTTCAGCCGCGGCCCGATCTACTGGCATTTCAAAAGCAAGGACGAGCTGTACGAAGCGGTCCTGGCCTACTCCCAGGCACCGCTGGAGCAGCTCATCGCCCGCAGCCGGAAACTGGCCGACGAGCCGCTTGCCGCGCTCGAGCACTTCATCGACGACTGGTTTCGGCTGTTGCTCGAGGACCGCTGGTATCGCCAGTCTTTCGAGATCCTGCTGAACAAGACCGAACTCACGGCACAGATGGCCAGCACCTTGAAGCGTGAGCGCAAGCTGACCCGCGACATGGTTCAGCTGCTGGAGGCGCTGATCGAGCGAAGTCAGCAGGCGCCAGGCACCGACGACTGCCAATCCCCGCGGGCGCTGGCGCTGCTGCTCTATTCGAGCCTGATGGGCATCACCCACACCTGGTTGCTGTCACCCAAGCTGTTTTCGCTCAGGGAGCAGACGCCCTTCATGGCGAGCACTCTGTTGGCGCTGGTGACGTCGCGCACTCCAGCCCTCAGTGACTAG
- a CDS encoding DUF1652 domain-containing protein, with protein sequence MKRFRQPEAFALVQQYFEPLLFSARMDSPSTIRVLLIDEAAGESLLLTGVPCRLSLSRAEITGLINTIDLDAAALRPALLSKLKRRRMLG encoded by the coding sequence ATGAAACGATTCAGGCAACCGGAGGCATTTGCTCTGGTTCAACAGTATTTCGAACCGCTGCTGTTCAGCGCACGGATGGATTCGCCCTCGACCATCCGCGTGCTGCTCATCGATGAAGCGGCAGGCGAGTCGCTGTTGCTTACCGGCGTGCCGTGCCGGCTATCGCTCTCGCGCGCCGAGATCACCGGGCTGATCAATACCATCGATCTGGACGCCGCCGCGCTAAGGCCGGCATTGCTGAGCAAGCTCAAACGCCGTCGTATGCTTGGCTAG
- a CDS encoding Bax inhibitor-1/YccA family protein, whose protein sequence is MHEHDYALSHTQVEQREVSKVLRNTYGLLAMTLAFSGLVAYMAMQANAAYPNIFVVLIGFYGLFFLTAKLRNSAWGLVSTFALTGFMGYTLGPILNMYLGLANGGELISSALSMTALVFFGLSAYVLITRKDMSFLSGFITAGFFVLIGAMLAGFFFQITGLQLAISAGFVLFSSACILFQTSAIIHGGERNYIMATIGLFVSLYNLFISLLQLLGIFGGDD, encoded by the coding sequence ATGCACGAACACGATTACGCGCTTAGCCACACGCAGGTCGAACAGCGCGAGGTTAGCAAGGTCCTGCGCAACACCTACGGGCTACTGGCCATGACCCTCGCGTTCAGCGGCCTGGTTGCCTACATGGCCATGCAGGCCAATGCCGCCTACCCGAACATCTTCGTGGTGCTGATCGGCTTCTACGGCCTGTTCTTCCTCACCGCCAAGCTGCGCAACTCGGCATGGGGCCTGGTTTCCACCTTCGCCCTGACCGGCTTCATGGGCTATACGCTCGGCCCGATCCTCAACATGTACCTGGGCCTGGCGAACGGCGGTGAGCTGATCAGCTCCGCGCTGTCGATGACCGCCCTGGTGTTCTTCGGACTGTCGGCCTACGTGCTGATCACCCGCAAGGACATGAGCTTCCTCAGCGGCTTCATCACCGCCGGTTTCTTCGTGCTGATCGGCGCCATGCTGGCCGGCTTCTTCTTCCAGATCACCGGACTGCAACTGGCGATCAGCGCAGGTTTCGTGCTGTTCTCCTCGGCCTGCATCCTGTTCCAGACCAGCGCCATCATCCACGGCGGCGAGCGCAACTACATCATGGCCACCATCGGCCTGTTCGTCTCGCTGTACAACCTGTTCATCAGCCTGCTGCAGCTGCTGGGTATCTTCGGCGGCGACGACTGA
- a CDS encoding MFS transporter, which yields MSVADACALPDSVYRQPGFLPFLISRVLAMFAVQILAVVVAWQVYDMTRDPLSLAYVGLAQFIPMFLLLMPAGDLIDRYDRKRILALSWALEAICAAALLWLSLSGGAVLSFYIVLVFYGCARAFTGPALSSLLPQIVPRERLAAAIAANSMIVRGSTIAGPVFGGGLYALGGGGLTYAACLLFFLAAIVLLQRVPVRYGEAMRALEATAWQRFTAGIRFIRSRPIILGTISLDLFAVLLGGVVALLPIYAQEVLEVGPTGLGALRSAMALGEVIVGFYLSTRPFDRHVGMTMFIAVAVFGLANMVFALSSLFWLSFAALFVAGGADMVSMYIRSSLIQFSTPDAMRGRVNAVNMLFIGSSNELGEFRAGTSAAWFGAVPAALLGCFCTLVVTGGWMLGFRSLRQVNRFEDAAPEAQTVRTG from the coding sequence ATGTCTGTTGCCGACGCTTGCGCTTTGCCTGATTCCGTCTACCGCCAGCCTGGCTTCCTGCCATTCCTGATCAGTCGCGTACTGGCCATGTTCGCTGTGCAGATCCTCGCCGTCGTGGTGGCCTGGCAGGTGTACGACATGACCCGCGATCCGCTGTCGCTGGCCTATGTCGGACTGGCCCAGTTCATTCCGATGTTCCTGCTGCTGATGCCTGCCGGCGATCTGATCGACCGCTACGATCGCAAGCGCATCCTCGCCCTGAGCTGGGCGCTCGAGGCGATCTGCGCGGCGGCTCTATTGTGGCTCTCGCTCAGCGGTGGGGCGGTGCTCAGCTTCTATATCGTGCTGGTGTTCTACGGCTGCGCCCGCGCCTTCACCGGGCCGGCGTTGTCCAGCCTGCTGCCGCAGATCGTGCCGCGCGAGCGTCTGGCCGCGGCGATCGCCGCCAACAGCATGATCGTGCGCGGCTCCACCATCGCCGGGCCGGTGTTCGGCGGTGGCCTTTACGCACTGGGCGGTGGCGGGCTGACCTATGCGGCCTGCCTGCTGTTCTTCCTCGCGGCGATCGTGCTGTTGCAGCGGGTGCCGGTGCGCTATGGCGAGGCAATGCGCGCGCTGGAGGCCACGGCATGGCAGCGCTTCACCGCGGGTATCCGTTTCATCCGCTCGCGACCGATCATCCTCGGCACCATTTCGCTGGACCTGTTCGCCGTGCTGCTCGGTGGTGTGGTCGCGCTGTTGCCGATCTACGCCCAGGAGGTGCTGGAAGTCGGCCCGACCGGCCTTGGTGCACTGCGCAGCGCCATGGCGCTGGGTGAGGTGATAGTGGGTTTCTACCTGAGCACCCGACCGTTCGATCGCCATGTCGGCATGACCATGTTCATCGCCGTGGCGGTGTTCGGTCTCGCCAACATGGTCTTCGCGCTGTCCAGCCTGTTCTGGCTGTCGTTCGCCGCGCTGTTCGTCGCCGGCGGCGCGGACATGGTGAGCATGTACATCCGTTCGTCGCTGATCCAGTTCTCCACGCCGGACGCCATGCGTGGACGCGTCAATGCCGTGAACATGCTGTTCATCGGCTCGTCCAACGAGCTGGGCGAGTTCCGCGCCGGTACCAGCGCCGCCTGGTTCGGCGCGGTACCGGCGGCACTGCTGGGCTGTTTCTGCACGCTCGTGGTGACCGGCGGCTGGATGCTCGGCTTCAGGAGTCTGCGACAGGTGAATCGCTTCGAGGATGCCGCGCCCGAGGCCCAGACCGTGCGCACCGGCTGA
- the tusD gene encoding sulfurtransferase complex subunit TusD, producing MKFVIALFAPPHSPAARRALRFAEAALAGGHEISRLFFYQDGVHSASANVVAAQDELDVAAQWNRFVTANQLDGVVCIAAGLRRGVLDAGEAQRYQRPAANLAAGWELSGLGQLHEAAQQADRLVCFGGQ from the coding sequence ATGAAATTCGTAATCGCCCTGTTCGCCCCGCCCCATTCACCGGCCGCGCGTCGCGCGCTGCGCTTCGCCGAAGCCGCGCTGGCGGGCGGCCACGAGATCAGCCGCCTGTTCTTCTACCAGGACGGCGTGCACAGCGCCTCTGCAAATGTCGTAGCCGCACAGGATGAACTGGACGTCGCCGCGCAATGGAACCGCTTCGTCACCGCCAATCAGCTGGACGGCGTGGTCTGCATTGCCGCCGGCCTGCGTCGCGGCGTACTGGATGCCGGCGAGGCGCAGCGCTACCAGCGACCCGCGGCAAACCTTGCCGCGGGTTGGGAGCTATCCGGGCTGGGCCAGCTGCATGAAGCGGCGCAACAGGCTGATCGTCTCGTCTGCTTTGGAGGCCAATGA
- the tusC gene encoding sulfurtransferase complex subunit TusC gives MARSMLIISRQAPWAGPSAREALDIVLAGGAFELPLGLLFLDDGVFQLAASQQAASLEQKDLTANLQALPLFGIDNLFAARRSLAERNLDEAALALPVEILDDSGLSNLINRYDHVITI, from the coding sequence ATGGCGCGTTCCATGCTTATCATCAGTCGTCAGGCGCCTTGGGCCGGCCCCTCTGCCCGTGAGGCACTGGACATCGTGTTGGCCGGCGGCGCCTTCGAACTGCCGCTAGGGCTGCTGTTTCTCGATGACGGCGTGTTTCAGCTCGCCGCCTCACAGCAGGCCGCATCGCTCGAGCAGAAAGACCTGACCGCGAATCTGCAGGCGCTGCCATTGTTCGGCATCGACAACCTGTTTGCCGCACGCCGCAGTTTGGCCGAGCGCAACCTGGATGAAGCCGCTCTGGCGCTACCGGTCGAAATCCTCGACGACAGCGGCCTGAGCAACCTGATCAACCGCTACGACCATGTGATCACGATCTGA
- the tusB gene encoding sulfurtransferase complex subunit TusB — MATLHMLSHSPFSDSRFSSCLPLLGDTDALLLSGDATYALTAGSKPATALERLSEQVAVFALAEDVQARAITALPPRVQLLDYAGFVELTCRYERVNSWL; from the coding sequence ATGGCGACTCTGCATATGCTTTCCCATTCGCCCTTCAGCGACAGCCGCTTCAGCAGCTGTCTGCCGCTGCTAGGCGACACCGACGCCCTGCTGCTGAGCGGTGACGCAACCTACGCCCTGACGGCCGGAAGCAAGCCCGCGACCGCGCTGGAGCGGCTATCCGAGCAGGTCGCCGTGTTCGCTCTGGCGGAAGACGTGCAGGCCCGCGCGATCACCGCCCTGCCGCCCCGAGTCCAGTTGCTGGACTACGCCGGTTTCGTCGAGCTGACCTGCCGTTACGAACGGGTCAACAGCTGGTTATGA
- a CDS encoding TusE/DsrC/DsvC family sulfur relay protein yields the protein MSSLVVDGREIALDKDGFLVDLADWNEAVAEALAAREELELEDEHREVLRLLREFYAEFQLSPATRPLIKYTTLKLGPEKGNSMHLNRLFKGTPAKLAAKLAGLPKPSNCL from the coding sequence ATGAGCAGTCTGGTCGTAGATGGGCGTGAGATCGCGCTGGACAAGGACGGCTTTCTGGTCGATCTGGCTGATTGGAACGAAGCCGTTGCCGAGGCCCTGGCGGCACGGGAAGAGCTGGAACTGGAAGACGAACACCGCGAAGTGCTTCGGCTGCTGCGCGAGTTCTACGCCGAATTCCAGCTGTCGCCGGCTACGCGCCCATTGATCAAGTACACCACGCTCAAGCTGGGGCCTGAAAAGGGCAACAGCATGCACCTCAACCGCCTGTTCAAGGGCACCCCCGCCAAACTAGCCGCCAAGCTGGCCGGGCTGCCAAAACCGAGCAACTGCCTATGA
- a CDS encoding glycosyl transferase family protein translates to MSLVTPAEHPFAAFVRILGKGKRGARDLTREEAREAMGMLLDGKVEDAQLGAFLMLLRHKEESAEELAGFTEAVRERVKAPEISVDIDWPSYAGKKRHLPWYLLAAKCLAANGVRILMHGGGTHTAGRTYTEQQLELLGIRRCENWQQVGAALDQSNLAFIPLGAWMPVLQRMIDMRNLLGLRSPVHSLARLLNPLGARCGLQSIFHPGYQDAHRQASTLLGDHAIVIKGEGGEIEMNPDNISHLYGTTGGTPWDEEWPALSERRHVKPAQLDPQQLLAVWAGEQEDAYGELAVIATMALALRGLGATRDAAFEQARSYWQARHSSI, encoded by the coding sequence ATGAGCCTCGTAACGCCTGCAGAACATCCTTTCGCCGCCTTCGTGCGCATTCTCGGCAAAGGCAAGCGTGGCGCCCGCGATCTGACACGCGAAGAAGCCCGCGAAGCCATGGGCATGCTGCTCGACGGCAAGGTCGAGGACGCTCAGCTGGGCGCCTTCCTCATGTTGCTGCGGCACAAGGAAGAAAGTGCCGAAGAGCTGGCGGGATTCACCGAGGCCGTACGCGAGCGCGTGAAGGCGCCGGAGATCAGCGTAGACATTGACTGGCCCAGCTATGCCGGCAAGAAGCGTCACCTGCCCTGGTATCTCTTGGCAGCCAAATGCCTGGCGGCGAATGGCGTGCGCATCCTCATGCATGGTGGCGGCACCCACACCGCTGGGCGCACCTATACCGAACAGCAGCTTGAGCTGCTGGGCATTCGTCGCTGCGAGAACTGGCAACAGGTCGGCGCTGCACTGGACCAGAGCAATCTCGCGTTCATTCCCCTGGGAGCCTGGATGCCGGTGCTGCAGCGCATGATCGACATGCGCAACCTGCTCGGCCTGCGTTCACCGGTTCACTCGCTGGCACGCCTGCTCAACCCGTTGGGCGCACGCTGCGGCCTGCAGAGCATCTTCCACCCCGGCTATCAGGATGCCCATCGCCAGGCCAGCACCCTGCTCGGCGACCACGCCATCGTCATCAAGGGCGAAGGCGGCGAGATCGAGATGAACCCGGACAACATCTCCCACCTCTACGGCACCACTGGCGGCACGCCGTGGGATGAGGAATGGCCGGCGCTGTCCGAGCGGCGCCACGTGAAGCCCGCACAGCTCGACCCGCAGCAGCTGCTTGCCGTCTGGGCTGGCGAGCAGGAGGATGCCTACGGTGAACTCGCCGTGATCGCCACCATGGCCCTTGCCCTGCGAGGGCTTGGCGCGACCCGGGACGCGGCTTTCGAGCAAGCGCGAAGCTACTGGCAGGCCCGTCATTCATCGATTTAG
- a CDS encoding glutathione S-transferase family protein, with protein MGLLIDGQWHDRWYASRDGKFEREQAKRRHWVTPDGAPGPDGQSGSKAEAGRYHLYVSLACPWAHRTLIYRKLKGLEPLIDVSVVSWLMAEHGWTFDKPTGSSGDALDDFDYLHQRYTRDDPKYSGRVTVPVLWDRERQCIVNNESAEIIRIFNDAFDELTGSTLDFYPEALHGEIDALNARIYPAINNGVYRAGFATTQEAYEEAFDELFRELDWLERRLGKQRYLTGEYLTEADWRLFTTVIRFDAVYHGHFKCNLRCIEDYPNLSNWLRELYQWPGIAETVDFTHIKNHYYTSHRQINANGIVPKGPLLGLDRPHDRERLRGNGIWVRSEHS; from the coding sequence ATGGGATTACTGATCGATGGCCAGTGGCACGACCGCTGGTATGCAAGCCGCGACGGCAAATTCGAACGCGAACAGGCCAAGCGCCGGCACTGGGTCACGCCCGACGGCGCGCCTGGGCCTGACGGCCAGAGTGGTTCCAAGGCCGAGGCCGGTCGCTACCATCTCTATGTTTCACTCGCCTGTCCGTGGGCGCACCGCACACTGATTTACCGCAAGCTCAAGGGGCTCGAGCCGCTGATCGACGTCTCGGTGGTCAGCTGGCTGATGGCCGAGCACGGCTGGACCTTCGACAAGCCCACCGGCTCCAGCGGCGACGCGCTGGACGACTTCGACTACCTCCATCAGCGCTACACCCGTGACGACCCCAAGTACTCGGGCCGGGTCACCGTTCCCGTTCTGTGGGATCGCGAGCGCCAGTGCATCGTCAACAACGAGTCGGCCGAGATCATCCGCATTTTCAATGACGCTTTCGACGAGCTGACCGGCTCTACGCTGGATTTCTACCCGGAGGCGCTGCATGGTGAAATCGATGCGCTAAACGCGCGGATTTACCCGGCGATCAACAACGGGGTCTATCGCGCAGGTTTCGCCACCACGCAGGAGGCCTACGAAGAGGCATTCGACGAGTTGTTCCGTGAGCTCGACTGGCTGGAGCGACGCCTGGGCAAGCAGCGCTACCTGACCGGGGAATATCTGACGGAAGCCGACTGGCGCCTGTTCACCACCGTCATCCGCTTCGATGCGGTGTACCACGGCCACTTCAAGTGCAACCTGCGCTGTATAGAGGACTATCCGAACCTGTCGAACTGGCTGCGCGAGCTGTACCAGTGGCCGGGAATTGCCGAGACGGTGGATTTCACCCACATCAAGAATCACTACTACACCAGCCATCGGCAGATCAACGCGAATGGCATCGTGCCGAAAGGCCCGCTTCTTGGACTGGATCGACCACATGATCGCGAGCGTCTGCGAGGAAACGGCATCTGGGTGAGATCGGAGCACAGCTAG